TTGATAAATATATATTTTCAGGTTCATGACCTAGTTCCAACAATTTTTTAGTGCCGAACTTCATCATAATCGGCGGCCCGCACACAATGGCTACGCTATTAGACAGTTCAATCTCGCATTTATCAAGTAAACACGTCACAAGCCCAACAGTTTCATCCCATTTTCCTGAAGGACAACGGTCAACACTGCGTAGTATCTCCAACCCCTTTATGTTCTTCCATTCAGGGAACAAACGTTTATACACAACATCCTCTGGTGAACGTGAACCGTAACATAACACAATTTTATTAAACTTCTCAACTTCAGATAAAAGTTTCAATAACAACGACCTCAACGGCGCAAGGCCAACTCCGCCACCGAGTATCAGGACATCTTTACCATAATATTTTTCTATGGGATATCCTTTACCAAACGGCCCGCGGATACCTATGGTATCACCTTTTTTTAATGCATGTATCCGTTCAGTTACTCTACCTACTTTCATTATAGTAACCTCAAATTTATCAGTTACTAACGGTGAAGATGACGGGGTAAACGGCGCTTCCCCAACACCGGGTATTGTAAACTCAATAAACTGCCCTGTCCTAAAATGAAAATCAGTCTTTGGTTTAAGAAATACTGTATTAATATTTGATGTCTCAACAATATTATCCTGAACGATGCACTCTATTGGCATATACATATTTCTATTTTTATGTTCCATAAATAATTACTTAGGATTACTCCCGTTTTCAAGTTTCACCAATGTTTTGCGGATATCAATTTTTACGGGACAAACTTCAATACACCGCCCGCAGCCGGTACAACCATAAAACCCGAAGTTCTGCATACGGTAATCCAGTTTGCAAGAATGAAAATTGCGTAACCTTTCATGCTTCTGCTGCCGTGGATTACCCCCTCCGGCCACACGGCCGTATCCTTTATACTGACAAGAATCCCAATGCCGCACTTTTTGATACTTCCCAAAATCGCCGGTATCTTCCAGCAAAAAACAGTAACAGCTTGGACAGCTGAACCTGCACCCGCTACACTCCACACAATCCTCTGCGCATTGTTTCCAAAGATCGGTGAGATAGTACCCGTTTTTTTGTACATCCTGCCTGCTTTTTTTAAGACGGTACTCAAAATTACTTTTTTCAAGCATAGCCACAACTTTTGCGCAACGCGACTTCTGCATTTCTTTATATCCAACCGGCGCTTCACGGAAAATATTACGTTTTTGATTAACCAGATGCATCCCGGGTTCGCTTCCAACTTCCACGATATACCCGTCTTCCAAAGGCGTGATATTAAGGTCATACCCGCTATCCGTGACACACGGACTGCCACCTGCTAAGTTACATGAACAATATTCGCAGATATCCGTGCAATCACTGGATATCAATAATGTGCGTTGACGTTTTGACGCGTACTCATTATCCTGACCAACACCTTCAAGAAACATTTTATCCAGTACTTTGATTGCGTTTATATCACACGCTTTTACACCAAAAATAACAACAGGCATTGTGGATTCATTATAATCAGGTTTTTCAACCCAGAACGTTGATACAACATTCTCCGGAGCAAAGAAAAACGTTTTTATCGGCTGTCTTAAACGGTAAGCAGGAAATTTAATATTACCAACATCTTCAGGCAGATACCTGTGATACACAACCTGAGGATCAACACCAATACCTTCATCCAAAACCTTTGGCGCATATAACATGGACATCGAAGATAATGATTTAAGAAATTCAGCCCAATGTTCTTTTGTGATATGGAACGACTGCACTTAATATACCTTTCTATCGAACACAAAACACCCTAATATCCGTAAAGTACACTAACCACAAAAACGCTTGTGAAATTATTCACAAGCAGAATTGTAAGATTAATAATAGGAAAGCGCGTTTTTTTTGTCAACAAAAAAATAATATTTTTTTAAAATTCAACGTTTGGACGTATAATAAGCTGGAATCTGTCACCTTCATCCGCGGGTTTTAAAACTCCCGCGTATTTACTTGAACGCTCCCACACGAATCCGAGCTCAACTTTTACTGCAAGCCGGTAGTCAGCTATAGGAAACTTCTTTGAAACAAGCAAATAATGCCGTACCGCATCAAACTTCTGGCTATCAAAATCCACCTGATAACTTAACGCCGCATTTTTTATAAACGAAAACTTATGGAATCCGTAATCTGTTCGGGAACGGTCAAACGCAAAATAATACACACTCTTTATCCCGGGATTTCCGTGATACTTCCCGCCAATACGGAAACTCCACACAAGTTTCTGGTGTTCTGAAAACCGAGCGCCTTTAATTTTCCATTCACCCTGCAACCAACTATCTCCGATAAACGTATTATCCTTAATATGTGTATCACCATAGGAAAGTAAGAATCCTGAATATCCCACACCCATATAATCCGGTTCTTCTTCTGCATATTTAAACCCCAGGATTTCACCAAGAAAAAATGTTAACGCCCATGGTTCCTCAAACCCGGCTGACAGGCTGCGGATAAGATTGAATGTCGGTGTAAATGTCATAGAATTATAAATATCCCCGGTGTATTGTTTTACATATCCGCCTATAGCGGGTAACGGATTATACGAAAACTCTGTAAGAAGGTACCCAGGGATAAAAGATTTTACGAATAATTCGCGGTAAATCCTACCTTCACTAAGCTCTTCTCCGATTGCAACCGCGCGTTCCGGGAAAAATGAGGTGGTATAACTGAGATAAGAATAATAAGGATCAAACTTTGCGGCAAACTCTGCGTTCACATTTGTACACGAAGCCATTAATATCACCACCAACAAAATAGCGTGTACAATTTTCATAACTTTATTTTTTCAATAAATCCATGTCTATAATACTATCTAACACACCGTTATTTGTAGTATCGGTAATCATTGGCGTGACGGACACATATCCTTTTTCAACAGTTGTAATATCGCTGTTAATGACGCTCTTACCGCTAACATACCTTCCCATCAACCAATAAACATCTGTGCCCCTCGGATTTTTGGTCACACATATTTTGTTGTCATATACACGTTTTCCAAGCTTTGTAAAACATATCCCTTTTAGTTTCCCTGTTTTGACCGTGATATTAGGAACGTTAATATTCCATAACTTACACCCGGTTTTTTTGCTTAACACCAATAAGTTTGAAACAACCTTCTTAACAACATCACCGGCTGGTTTATAATTCTGAAAATTATCATTATCGCATACCAACGACACCGCTATTCCGGGAATATTCAATAAAACACTTTCCCGTGCCGCTGCAACAGTACCTGAATATAGCACATCCTCACCCATATTCGCGCCATAATTAATCCCCGAGAGAATTAAGTCAAACTTAACTTTTTTGTAAATCTCAAGCACTCCCAGCCTAACGCAATCCGCCGGAGTACCGGTTATCTTAAACAACCTAGAATTCTCACGGGTAATAAACACAGGATATTTTAAATTCAAACTATGACTAACCGAACTATTCTGATAATCCGGAGCAACAGTATACACACTTGCCACTTTTTGCAAGGATGATACAAGAACCTTCAATCCTACAGCATCAAATCCATCATCATTTGTGACTAAAACATTAATTTTTTTCATTTTTCCTCAAAAAAACCAATTCATCAACAATATCGGCTACACCATTCCTCCCGTCAGGGAATTTATACATATTATACTTCATTACAACAGCATTTACATCAATCCCGTTGAGCACCTTTTCTATGAAACCCGAAAACATGCGTTCATTAAACTCATTATCACGCACAGTTTCCGCAACTCCGTGGGAAGTATACCATTGCGCATTATGCCACTGATGATCATTTGTAGCGTATGGATATGGTACCAGTAACGCATATTTTTTGTAAACACATAATTCAGCAAGCGTACTCCCTCCTGCACGAGAGAGCACAACATCCGCTGCTGTATACATTTTATCCATCTCAGCGCTTCTCTCCAAAACCACAACTTTTGTTTTAATACCGTCATACACTTTTTTTATATGCTCATAATCCTTACTACCTGTAAGATGTATAACCTGTAGATTATCCTGTAATCCATTATCATTTTTAACTATATACCCGCTTACTACATTATTAATATTCCCAGCACCAAGACTTCCTCCAAACACAAGAACAGTCTTTGTTTCAGCACGTAAACCCAGTTCTTCACGCACTTTTTCACTCTCCCAAACCTTCATCTCACGTATCGGCGTTCCTGTATACACAAATTTGTGTTTATTACACCAAAACATTTTTATACTTTCCGGAAACGCAGCGGCTACTATATCCACAAACACTGACAAAACCTTATTTGCCATACCAGGAACATAATTCTGCTCCTGTACAACAGCAATTCTTCCCTGTATTTTTGCACACAGAAGGGCCGGGAATGATACGTACGCACCCATCCCGACTACTACCTGAGGATTATAAGAATTCAAAAATCTTGACACCCCCACAAAACCGGCAATCATCTTAAATCCAAAAGTAAATAACCCGAAACTTAATTTCCGGGGTAATCCTATGACATCAATCTCGTGAAATTCAAACCCATAAGATTTAACAACGTGCAACCCCTGATCGTTTTTCTTTACAACAAAAACTACACGGTAACCCCGTTTTTGCAGTTCAACTCCCACTGCAATCCCGGGAAATAAATGCCCGCCGGTTCCTCCCGCTGCAATAACTACGCGTTTACCATCTTCTTCCGCGCGCACTTAATGCCAACCCTTTCTTCTTCTTACTTTCCCAACCCGATATATTCAACAAAATTCCTACCATACAACACGTAATTGCAAGTGAAGTCCCGCCGAATGATATAAACGGCAATGGCAACCCTTTTGTCGGCGCGCAACCTGTTACTACCGCGAGATTAAACAACGCCTGGAATACAATTGACACCGTCACCCCAACCGCCACTAACTGCCCAAACGCATCCTTTGCTTCAATCGCAATTTTCCACCCGCCATACGCGATTGAAATAAACAAAAGAAGGATCATCAATGATCCCAGTAATCCCATTTCTTCAGCAAATATCGGGAAAATAAAATCTGTATGGCGTTCCGGCAAAAACGCGTATCTTAACACACTTTTCCCTAACCCTCTACCCAATAACCCGCCGGAACCCACTGCGCATAACGCCTGGTCAAGCTGGTACCCGGTCTTAAGATCAACACCCTGTGTATTACCAAACAAAATACCTATAAACGATAATACACGCATTACCCTGTAGGGTTTTGAGATCAATGCCGCTAATCCGGCAATCACGGCAACAGACCCTACTATCATCAACACCTTTTTCGGTAACCCAGCGACGTATAATAGTATAACACCGGTAAAACATATAAGCATCGGTGTCCCAAGGTCAGGCTCCAGTAAAATCAATCCCATTGTCCCAACCCATACAGACAACAGCGGCCACATTTTTGTTAAATCAGTAATAGTACTCTTATGCCTGTCAAAGTAACTCGCAAAATATAGTATCATAACAAACTTAGCAAGTTCTGACGGTTGAAAACTTAACCCTGCCAACCGGAACCATCTTTTCGCACCTAGTACCGACTTCCCAAAAATTAAAACTAACCCTAACAAAACCAGTGTCCCTATTGCAATATACAACATTTTATCGTTAAAGAAATGATAATCAATTCTGCTGAATATTCCTATACACACAAGCCCTACAAATATCCATATAAGATGTTTGCGGAGATACATTGTAGAATCAGCGGAGATGAACGCACTAGCTGAATACACAACCGCAGCGCCTATCGCCATTAATACCAACGCCGGGATAAATACTAGGTACCCGTTTTCCTGCGAACTTGCTCGGCTCATAACCTATTAACCAACTCCTTAAACACTTTTCCCCGATGTTCATAATCACTAAACTGATCAAATGACGCGCAAGCCGGGGATAATAAAACGACATCACCCGGTAACGCATTTACATGAGCGTACTCTACCGCACCGGTTAATGTTTTGCACATCACCGTTGGGACAATATGCCCTAATTCCCCGGAAATAATCCTCGCTGCTTCTCCTATTAACAATACACTCTTAACCCTGTTTTTTATTAACCCCATTAACGGCTTATACGGGCTACCCTTATCCTGCCCACCCATAATGAGAACCACATTTTTTTTAAAACTTTCCAATGCAACCACCACAGAATCAACATTTGTAGCTTTTGAATCGTTATAATACTTCACTCCGTGAAGTTCACGCACAAATTCTATCCTATGCTCAACTCCCTCAAAGGTATTAACAGTTTTTGAGACAACCTTTTCATCAAACCCTAACGCCAACCCAACTGACGTAGCTGCGAGTATATTTGAAACATTATGCATCCCCGGAATAACCGGCGATAAATTAAACTCATACTGCTTATCCCTGAAAATACCAACCGCCTTACTATCGGAATACCACAACCCCTGTTTTTGTGGAGTTTCACAACTGAAAAACAATACTTCAGAATCAATCTTATCAGCAACCCTGCGACAATACTGGTCATCATAATTAAGTACAGCAAAATGCTTGCCATTACTTTTATGATTATCAAACACTTTTTGTTTTATCTCTGCATATCTATCCATAGTCCCGTGACGTTTAAGATGATCCGGGGTCAGGTTCATCAGTACTCCGACTTTCGGGCAGAACGTTGAGCATAATTCAAGCTGATAACTTGATACTTCAATTATAAGCACAGTAGATTCAGTTACCTGTTCAACAATCCCGGATAACGGTGTACCTATATTCCCCGCACAGAGCACATTATCATACCCCATATTCTTTGATTGCCCGGGATTAATAGCATCCCTGAAAATACGGTCAATTAGTGTTGTGGTTGTAGTTTTACCATTAGTCCCCGTTATTGCCACAGCATACGCAGGGCTTATCAACCTCCACGCAAACTCAAGTTCCGCCATAACCTCCACCCCGTGTTTACCCGCATTTACTACAACCTCACTACACGCAGGCACACCGGGTGATACTATCATGATATCACATTCAAACAGTTTGTTACTATGCCCCCCGAACTCAAGGTATACTTCAGGGTTAACTTTACCAATAACCTGCCGTAATTCCTGTTCCGGCTTATTATCGCTTAACAACACCTTCGCGCCATATTTAACACATAAATTCGCAGCATCAATCCCGCTTTTAGCCGCACCAAGAACGCTTATACGTTTACCTTTTAAACCTGCCATCTTATTTCCCATAAAATCCTTAATTTCAGATTATCTGATCTTTAACGATCCAAGAGCAATTAAGCAAAATATTATTGCAATAATCCAAAACCGTATGGTAACTTTATTCTCCGCCCATCCTTTAAGCTCAAAATGATGATGTAACGGTGCCATCCTGAACACCCGTTTCCCAAACCGCCGGAATGAATATACCTGTATTACTACTGACATAATCTCAATAAGAAAAACAGCGCCTACCAGAACAATAATAACTTCCTGTTTTACGCATAACGCCGTTACTCCCAGCATACCTCCGATAAACAATGACCCGGTATCACCCATAAACACTTCCGCCGGATGTGCGTTATACCACAAAAACCCTAACCCCGCCCCGATAAACGCAGCAAGATAAATCGCAAGTTCACTAGCATCACGTACCGGTATAATTCTTAAATATGCCGCGAATTTTGCATTACCCGCAAAATACGAAAATATCAGATACGCCACCGCGGAGATCATTGCTACTCCGATTGCCAACCCATCAAGCCCATCGGTAAGATTCACAGCATTTGACGCGCTTATGATCAACAACATAGAAAAAAACAGGTATATAAATCCAAGTTCCAGAAATACGTCTTTTAGATACGGTATATTGATTGTTGTGGTAAAATCAGTATTTGGCGGATAAAAAAATAAATACGTTGTTACCCCCAATGCCAGTAGAAACTGTACCACCATTTTCCCCGCCGGAGGAACGCCTTTAACATTCTTGCGGGTAAGTTTAAGGTAATCATCATAAAAACCAAGCGCGCCAAGCACCAAGGTTGTTATCAATATCAACCACGTGAACCTATTATCCCACCGCGCCCATAAAAGTGTTGATACTACCAGCGATAACAGTATAAGCAACCCGCCCATAGTAGGCGTCCCGGATTTTTGCAGATGTGTCTGCGGGCCGTCAGTACGGATAGTCTGCGTGAACTTCCAATCTTTTAACTTCTTAATAACCCACGGCCCTAAGATAAACGAGATTATCAGTGCTGTCAATAACGCGCCGCTTGAACGAAAAGTTATGTACTGGAAAATATTAAATCCCGATACTACTTGTTTCAGAGGATATAATAAGTGGTATAACATAATAAATCTCCCTTTTGTATTTTACTTAATACTTTCCACAACTTTTTCTAACTCCAACAACCTCGATCCTTTCACTAACACCACAACCCCGGGAGTAAGTTCCTTAATAAGATCCCTTGATAACTCATCTTTTTCACTGTATAACTTCCATGATCTCCCAAGCTTGCCTAACTCCTCACCAATCAACCCGGCGTTTTTGCCGTATAACAAAGTATTCTGTACTTTCAATGCCCCTATAAACAACCCTATTTCTCGATGCTCTTTTTCCGCGCTGTCACCGAGTTCCAGCATCTCACCAAGGACAAGCACAATCTTTTTCCCGGCATATTTATCTTTCACCGCGGCAATTGATTTTTTCATTGAGTCAGGATTTGCGTTATAACAATCAACCACAATTACAGCGCCTGACTTATGAACCACAACTTCCTGCCGTAATTTGGGCAACTCTAAATTTACCAACGCACGTTCAACAACATCCGCCCTAATCCCTGCAGCATACGCACAGCTAACTGCGGATACAAGATTTGCGATATTATGCTCCCCCCACAACGGCACATCAAAATTAATAACGTCTATACCATATGCAACTTTACCGCTACACCCTCCGATATCTTCATTAACCTTGCTTTCAATCAAATGCACATCTGCCATAACGTTTATCACAGAATAAGTTACTTTTCTTATATCCCCGCGTAGAACGTATCCCGCTAACCGTTTGTCATCAATATTAACGACCGCAGTACCGCCGTGTTTTATGTTATTAAATAATTCACATTTTTCTTTTAAAACACCTTCTTCATCAATAAAAGCCTCAAGATGCGCACGCCCGATATTTGTTATGACTCCGATATCCGGTAGCGCTATTTTTGCCAGCATCGATACTTCCCCGAAATGATTAGTCCCGATTTCCAGCACACAGTATTTAGTGTTATTATTCAACCGGCACAGAGTCAAGGGTAGCCCAAGATAATTATTCCAACTGCTCGGATTAACTATTGTGCTACCGTCAACTGAAAATATTTTACCCACAAACTCTTTAGTTGTAGTTTTACCATTAGACCCTGTTATCCCGATAACCACCGGCGATACCTGATTACGTAAATATACCGCAAGTTTTTGTACTGCCACAACAGCATCAGGAACGGAGATGAATGGCTTGGATTTAAGTTTGTCCGCATTCTTTTTCAGCCATTCTTCATCAACAATGACAGCCACCGCGCCGTTCTCAAATGCTGTATTAATAAATTCATACCCGTCAAACTTTAACCCTTTCACGGGTAGGTATAACGCACTGCCCAGCATCGTACGGGTATCATGGATAACAGCGTTAACAACAACATTCTCTCCGTTGTTACCAACTTTACCGTTCACGATATCCGCTAACTGCTTTAAACTAAAATATTTCATATCAACCTTCTAAGATACTTAAGCGCAACTTCACGGTCATCAAAATGTATACGTTTATCCTTGAATATCTGATAATTCTCATGCCCTTTTCCTGCGATAAGAACAATATCCCCTTCTTTCGCCATTGACAACGCTTCCGCGATAGCATTCTCGCGGTCAATATTAACAATATAGTTTGTGCGGTTGGAACGCTTAATTCCTACCTCGATATCAACAACAATTTTCACTGGATCCTCAGTCCTGGGATTATCTGACGTAACCACTGCATAATCGCTTAAACGTACCGCAATCTCACCCATTACCGGCCGTTTTGTGCGGTCACGGTCACCACCGCAACCAAAAACTGTGATAATACGCTTCTTCGCTACTTTACGCAGTATCCCTAAAACATTCTCCAATGCATCCGGTGTATGAGCGTAATCAACAAATACAGAATATTTTTGTCCCGCATCGACAGTTTCCAACCTACCTGGTACAGCTGTCATATGTTTTATACCATCAATAATTTTTTTTTCCTCAATCCCGAGACACATCCCCGCACCCCAAGCAGCAAGGATATTATAAACATTATGCTGCCCGATTAACGGGGTATCTACAGATATTTCCTTACCTGTAATAGAATTAACAATCACAAACCTTGTATTCTTATCACCATACTCAACATGTTTTACGTTCAATTCTGCGTTACCATTATTTATCGAGTAAGTAAGTAATGTAATTTTGTTATTTTCAGCAATAAGAGCTAAACGTTTACCGTAAGGATCATCAATATTAATCACGGCGTACCGGCATTTAGGAGTACTACCCTTACTCTTAAACAACACACTCTTTGCCAGGAAATAGGTTTCCATATCTTTATGATAATCCAGGTGATCAGGTGTAAGATTTGTAAAAACGGACACATCAAAATCATCGTTATAAACCCTTGTCTGGTCAAGTGAATGAGAAGACACCTCAGCAATCACGGTATTCACACCTGCTTTTATCATCTCTGAAATTATACGGTAAAACTCAATTGATTCCGGTGTGGTATTCTTTGAATCACACACATTACCTTTCCACCTGTAATTAATGGTACCGATCACTCCGGGCACCAACCCCGCAGAGGATACGATACTCTCAAGCAAATATGTTATTGTAGTTTTACCGTTAGTCCCTGTAATCCCGGCAAGTTTATTATTTTCAACCGTAATCCCATAGAACTCCCGCGAGACCGAACACATAGCTTCACGGACATTACTCACCAGCACAACCTCTGCTGGAATGACTCCACAAAAACTACTATGAGCAACAACTGCAATAGCGCCGTTTTTAACAGCATCGGAAATATACTTCACCCCATCATCTTTAACTCCGGGCACTGCAAAAAAAATATCACCCGGTTTCACCAGCCTGGAATCACAACTTAACCCGGAAACTATTTTCCTGGAATCGAACTTACTCTCAGTTTTAACCTTTTTTAATAAATTACCTAGCGCTTGCATAATCCTGTTTCCTTGCCATCTTGTTTTTTTGTTCAACATACGTACCATCAGGAGAAATATTCCAGTATTCCATCAACTTTTGCGCAATCCTCGCAAAAATCGGCCCTGCTACGCTCCCGCCGGTATGGTCATACCCCGCAGGTTCATCTAAAACAAC
The sequence above is a segment of the Elusimicrobiota bacterium genome. Coding sequences within it:
- a CDS encoding UDP-N-acetylmuramoyl-L-alanyl-D-glutamate--2,6-diaminopimelate ligase, with protein sequence MQALGNLLKKVKTESKFDSRKIVSGLSCDSRLVKPGDIFFAVPGVKDDGVKYISDAVKNGAIAVVAHSSFCGVIPAEVVLVSNVREAMCSVSREFYGITVENNKLAGITGTNGKTTITYLLESIVSSAGLVPGVIGTINYRWKGNVCDSKNTTPESIEFYRIISEMIKAGVNTVIAEVSSHSLDQTRVYNDDFDVSVFTNLTPDHLDYHKDMETYFLAKSVLFKSKGSTPKCRYAVINIDDPYGKRLALIAENNKITLLTYSINNGNAELNVKHVEYGDKNTRFVIVNSITGKEISVDTPLIGQHNVYNILAAWGAGMCLGIEEKKIIDGIKHMTAVPGRLETVDAGQKYSVFVDYAHTPDALENVLGILRKVAKKRIITVFGCGGDRDRTKRPVMGEIAVRLSDYAVVTSDNPRTEDPVKIVVDIEVGIKRSNRTNYIVNIDRENAIAEALSMAKEGDIVLIAGKGHENYQIFKDKRIHFDDREVALKYLRRLI
- a CDS encoding FAD/NAD(P)-binding protein produces the protein MPIECIVQDNIVETSNINTVFLKPKTDFHFRTGQFIEFTIPGVGEAPFTPSSSPLVTDKFEVTIMKVGRVTERIHALKKGDTIGIRGPFGKGYPIEKYYGKDVLILGGGVGLAPLRSLLLKLLSEVEKFNKIVLCYGSRSPEDVVYKRLFPEWKNIKGLEILRSVDRCPSGKWDETVGLVTCLLDKCEIELSNSVAIVCGPPIMMKFGTKKLLELGHEPENIYLSMEKNMSCGLGKCGHCQLGPYFVCKDGPVFTYEEIKNIEGIWD
- the mraY gene encoding phospho-N-acetylmuramoyl-pentapeptide-transferase gives rise to the protein MLYHLLYPLKQVVSGFNIFQYITFRSSGALLTALIISFILGPWVIKKLKDWKFTQTIRTDGPQTHLQKSGTPTMGGLLILLSLVVSTLLWARWDNRFTWLILITTLVLGALGFYDDYLKLTRKNVKGVPPAGKMVVQFLLALGVTTYLFFYPPNTDFTTTINIPYLKDVFLELGFIYLFFSMLLIISASNAVNLTDGLDGLAIGVAMISAVAYLIFSYFAGNAKFAAYLRIIPVRDASELAIYLAAFIGAGLGFLWYNAHPAEVFMGDTGSLFIGGMLGVTALCVKQEVIIVLVGAVFLIEIMSVVIQVYSFRRFGKRVFRMAPLHHHFELKGWAENKVTIRFWIIAIIFCLIALGSLKIR
- the surE gene encoding 5'/3'-nucleotidase SurE, with amino-acid sequence MKKINVLVTNDDGFDAVGLKVLVSSLQKVASVYTVAPDYQNSSVSHSLNLKYPVFITRENSRLFKITGTPADCVRLGVLEIYKKVKFDLILSGINYGANMGEDVLYSGTVAAARESVLLNIPGIAVSLVCDNDNFQNYKPAGDVVKKVVSNLLVLSKKTGCKLWNINVPNITVKTGKLKGICFTKLGKRVYDNKICVTKNPRGTDVYWLMGRYVSGKSVINSDITTVEKGYVSVTPMITDTTNNGVLDSIIDMDLLKK
- a CDS encoding UDP-N-acetylglucosamine--N-acetylmuramyl-(pentapeptide) pyrophosphoryl-undecaprenol N-acetylglucosamine transferase, which encodes MRAEEDGKRVVIAAGGTGGHLFPGIAVGVELQKRGYRVVFVVKKNDQGLHVVKSYGFEFHEIDVIGLPRKLSFGLFTFGFKMIAGFVGVSRFLNSYNPQVVVGMGAYVSFPALLCAKIQGRIAVVQEQNYVPGMANKVLSVFVDIVAAAFPESIKMFWCNKHKFVYTGTPIREMKVWESEKVREELGLRAETKTVLVFGGSLGAGNINNVVSGYIVKNDNGLQDNLQVIHLTGSKDYEHIKKVYDGIKTKVVVLERSAEMDKMYTAADVVLSRAGGSTLAELCVYKKYALLVPYPYATNDHQWHNAQWYTSHGVAETVRDNEFNERMFSGFIEKVLNGIDVNAVVMKYNMYKFPDGRNGVADIVDELVFLRKNEKN
- the murF gene encoding UDP-N-acetylmuramoyl-tripeptide--D-alanyl-D-alanine ligase, encoding MKYFSLKQLADIVNGKVGNNGENVVVNAVIHDTRTMLGSALYLPVKGLKFDGYEFINTAFENGAVAVIVDEEWLKKNADKLKSKPFISVPDAVVAVQKLAVYLRNQVSPVVIGITGSNGKTTTKEFVGKIFSVDGSTIVNPSSWNNYLGLPLTLCRLNNNTKYCVLEIGTNHFGEVSMLAKIALPDIGVITNIGRAHLEAFIDEEGVLKEKCELFNNIKHGGTAVVNIDDKRLAGYVLRGDIRKVTYSVINVMADVHLIESKVNEDIGGCSGKVAYGIDVINFDVPLWGEHNIANLVSAVSCAYAAGIRADVVERALVNLELPKLRQEVVVHKSGAVIVVDCYNANPDSMKKSIAAVKDKYAGKKIVLVLGEMLELGDSAEKEHREIGLFIGALKVQNTLLYGKNAGLIGEELGKLGRSWKLYSEKDELSRDLIKELTPGVVVLVKGSRLLELEKVVESIK
- the murD gene encoding UDP-N-acetylmuramoyl-L-alanine--D-glutamate ligase, which gives rise to MAGLKGKRISVLGAAKSGIDAANLCVKYGAKVLLSDNKPEQELRQVIGKVNPEVYLEFGGHSNKLFECDIMIVSPGVPACSEVVVNAGKHGVEVMAELEFAWRLISPAYAVAITGTNGKTTTTTLIDRIFRDAINPGQSKNMGYDNVLCAGNIGTPLSGIVEQVTESTVLIIEVSSYQLELCSTFCPKVGVLMNLTPDHLKRHGTMDRYAEIKQKVFDNHKSNGKHFAVLNYDDQYCRRVADKIDSEVLFFSCETPQKQGLWYSDSKAVGIFRDKQYEFNLSPVIPGMHNVSNILAATSVGLALGFDEKVVSKTVNTFEGVEHRIEFVRELHGVKYYNDSKATNVDSVVVALESFKKNVVLIMGGQDKGSPYKPLMGLIKNRVKSVLLIGEAARIISGELGHIVPTVMCKTLTGAVEYAHVNALPGDVVLLSPACASFDQFSDYEHRGKVFKELVNRL
- a CDS encoding FtsW/RodA/SpoVE family cell cycle protein; this translates as MSRASSQENGYLVFIPALVLMAIGAAVVYSASAFISADSTMYLRKHLIWIFVGLVCIGIFSRIDYHFFNDKMLYIAIGTLVLLGLVLIFGKSVLGAKRWFRLAGLSFQPSELAKFVMILYFASYFDRHKSTITDLTKMWPLLSVWVGTMGLILLEPDLGTPMLICFTGVILLYVAGLPKKVLMIVGSVAVIAGLAALISKPYRVMRVLSFIGILFGNTQGVDLKTGYQLDQALCAVGSGGLLGRGLGKSVLRYAFLPERHTDFIFPIFAEEMGLLGSLMILLLFISIAYGGWKIAIEAKDAFGQLVAVGVTVSIVFQALFNLAVVTGCAPTKGLPLPFISFGGTSLAITCCMVGILLNISGWESKKKKGLALSARGRRW
- a CDS encoding 4Fe-4S dicluster domain-containing protein, with translation MQSFHITKEHWAEFLKSLSSMSMLYAPKVLDEGIGVDPQVVYHRYLPEDVGNIKFPAYRLRQPIKTFFFAPENVVSTFWVEKPDYNESTMPVVIFGVKACDINAIKVLDKMFLEGVGQDNEYASKRQRTLLISSDCTDICEYCSCNLAGGSPCVTDSGYDLNITPLEDGYIVEVGSEPGMHLVNQKRNIFREAPVGYKEMQKSRCAKVVAMLEKSNFEYRLKKSRQDVQKNGYYLTDLWKQCAEDCVECSGCRFSCPSCYCFLLEDTGDFGKYQKVRHWDSCQYKGYGRVAGGGNPRQQKHERLRNFHSCKLDYRMQNFGFYGCTGCGRCIEVCPVKIDIRKTLVKLENGSNPK